In one window of Bradyrhizobium diazoefficiens DNA:
- a CDS encoding nitronate monooxygenase yields MKSPICDMLGIEFPLLAFSHCRDVVAAVSRAGGFGVLGATVHTPDTLERELTWIDAHVDGKPYGIDVLIPENISTSGEKDVTWKSLEARVPQEHRKYTSDLLKKYDIELTTTDVADNQPQPFDAKTALELLEVSFDHPIRLIANALGVPPKAMIEMGRKHNVPVAALVGAKEHALRQVAAGVDILVVQGTEAGGHCGEVSTLVLVPEVIKAIKPIRDVPVLAAGGIMTGRQMAACMAMGAAGAWTGSVWLATVEAETSEIFREKMIAASSRDAIRSKGRTGKPARQLRSVWTDAWDRAPESPGALPMPLQSVISRDAFNSIDRAAAAGNAKARDLVSYFVGQGVGLIDSVKSAGAVVQEFKEEFAEAVEHMNALVAE; encoded by the coding sequence ATGAAATCGCCGATCTGCGACATGCTGGGCATCGAGTTCCCGCTGCTCGCCTTCAGCCATTGCCGCGACGTCGTTGCTGCCGTCAGCCGCGCCGGCGGCTTTGGCGTGCTCGGCGCCACCGTGCACACGCCGGATACGCTCGAACGCGAGCTGACATGGATCGACGCGCATGTCGACGGCAAGCCCTACGGCATCGACGTGCTGATTCCGGAAAACATCTCGACATCAGGCGAGAAGGACGTGACCTGGAAGAGCCTGGAAGCACGCGTGCCACAGGAGCACCGCAAGTACACCAGCGATCTCCTGAAGAAGTACGATATCGAGCTGACGACAACTGATGTGGCCGACAACCAGCCGCAGCCGTTCGACGCGAAGACGGCGCTGGAGTTGCTGGAGGTCTCCTTCGATCACCCGATCCGGCTGATTGCCAATGCGCTGGGCGTACCGCCGAAGGCGATGATCGAGATGGGCAGGAAGCACAACGTGCCGGTCGCAGCTCTCGTCGGCGCCAAGGAGCACGCGCTGCGCCAGGTTGCAGCCGGCGTTGATATCCTCGTCGTGCAGGGCACCGAAGCCGGCGGCCATTGCGGCGAGGTCTCGACCCTGGTGCTGGTGCCGGAGGTGATCAAGGCGATCAAGCCGATCCGCGACGTGCCGGTGCTGGCAGCCGGCGGCATTATGACGGGACGACAGATGGCGGCCTGCATGGCGATGGGCGCGGCCGGCGCCTGGACCGGTTCGGTGTGGCTGGCGACGGTGGAAGCTGAGACGTCGGAAATTTTTCGCGAGAAGATGATCGCGGCGTCCTCGCGCGACGCGATCCGCTCGAAGGGACGCACCGGCAAGCCCGCACGGCAACTTCGCTCGGTCTGGACCGATGCCTGGGATCGCGCGCCGGAAAGCCCGGGCGCGCTGCCGATGCCGCTGCAAAGCGTCATCAGCCGCGACGCCTTCAATTCGATCGATCGCGCGGCCGCCGCCGGCAACGCCAAGGCGCGCGACCTCGTCAGCTACTTCGTCGGCCAGGGCGTCGGGCTCATCGACAGCGTGAAGTCGGCGGGTGCGGTGGTGCAGGAATTCAAAGAAGAGTTTGCCGAAGCCGTCGAGCACATGAATGCGCTGGTGGCGGAGTAA
- a CDS encoding acetyl-CoA acetyltransferase: MTDKTSLSEDRIPAIVGIGEIVDRPKEITEGLEPIDLLEQALRRAEADAGAKLLGEVQSLDVVNFLSWRYRDPEKLLAQRLGVTPVHCYYGPVGGESPIRYVHEATKRIARGECAVAAVCGAEAQSTATKAERAGVKLPWTPFAHDVEEPKRGAAFQKPLAIKLGVFRPVTVYPFYEAASAAHWGQTPREAMAESGTLWSRYSEAAAQNPNAWLKRRYTRDEITTPSADNRLIAWPYNKLMVANPSVNMGGALLLTSLAKARAAGIAEHRLVYPLGGASAEERPDYLLRDQFYESHPQNAVLKTAMDLAGGDGKNFDAIELYSCFPCVPKMARRTLGLGADVQPTVTGGLTFFGAPLNTYMTHAACAMVRRVRDGAKLGLLYGQGGFVTKHHALVVSKMPPREALAQETSVRAEADRNKRAVPEFVTEASGKGKVESFTVLYGRGGDVEHGVVMLRTQDDRRTLARIPAGDTTTLAHLLNTDRTPVGSLGEITMAADGVPEWRVA, encoded by the coding sequence ATGACAGATAAGACAAGCCTTTCAGAAGACCGCATCCCCGCCATCGTCGGCATCGGCGAGATCGTCGACCGCCCCAAGGAGATCACCGAGGGCCTCGAGCCGATCGATCTGCTCGAACAAGCCTTGCGGCGCGCCGAGGCTGATGCCGGCGCGAAGCTGCTCGGCGAGGTGCAGTCGCTCGACGTCGTCAACTTCCTGAGCTGGCGCTATCGCGATCCCGAGAAGCTGCTGGCGCAGCGGCTCGGCGTCACGCCCGTGCATTGCTATTACGGCCCGGTCGGCGGCGAGAGCCCGATCCGTTATGTCCACGAGGCCACCAAGCGCATCGCGCGCGGAGAATGTGCCGTCGCGGCGGTCTGCGGCGCCGAGGCACAATCGACCGCGACCAAGGCCGAGCGCGCGGGTGTCAAGCTGCCATGGACGCCGTTTGCGCATGATGTCGAGGAGCCGAAGCGCGGCGCGGCGTTCCAGAAGCCACTGGCGATCAAGCTCGGCGTGTTCCGACCTGTCACGGTCTATCCGTTCTATGAAGCAGCATCGGCCGCGCATTGGGGCCAGACGCCGCGTGAGGCCATGGCAGAGTCCGGCACGCTGTGGTCGCGCTATTCGGAAGCCGCCGCGCAAAACCCCAACGCCTGGCTGAAGCGACGCTATACGCGGGACGAGATCACGACGCCGTCGGCGGACAACCGGCTGATCGCGTGGCCCTACAACAAGCTCATGGTCGCCAACCCCAGCGTCAACATGGGCGGCGCGCTGCTGCTCACCAGCCTTGCCAAGGCGCGCGCCGCCGGCATCGCCGAGCACAGACTGGTCTATCCGCTCGGCGGCGCGTCAGCCGAGGAGCGGCCCGACTATCTCCTGCGCGACCAGTTCTATGAGAGCCATCCACAGAACGCGGTGCTGAAGACCGCAATGGATCTGGCCGGCGGCGACGGCAAAAATTTCGACGCGATCGAGCTCTATAGCTGCTTCCCCTGCGTCCCGAAGATGGCACGGCGGACGCTGGGCTTAGGCGCCGACGTGCAACCCACCGTAACCGGCGGGCTCACCTTCTTCGGTGCGCCGCTCAACACCTACATGACGCATGCAGCCTGCGCCATGGTGCGCCGTGTGCGCGACGGCGCCAAGCTCGGCCTGCTCTACGGCCAGGGCGGCTTCGTCACCAAGCACCACGCGCTCGTCGTCTCAAAGATGCCACCGCGCGAGGCGCTGGCGCAGGAGACGAGTGTTCGGGCGGAGGCCGACCGCAACAAGCGCGCGGTGCCGGAGTTCGTCACGGAGGCTTCGGGCAAAGGCAAGGTCGAGAGCTTTACGGTGCTCTATGGCCGCGGCGGCGATGTCGAACATGGCGTGGTGATGCTGCGGACGCAGGATGACCGGCGGACGCTGGCGCGAATTCCGGCCGGCGATACGACGACGCTGGCGCATCTGCTCAACACGGATCGCACGCCGGTCGGTTCGCTCGGGGAGATCACGATGGCCGCCGATGGTGTGCCGGAGTGGCGGGTGGCGTAA
- a CDS encoding efflux RND transporter periplasmic adaptor subunit: MSPTEPRSPVSHRKLGIFGVVALIAAGLVVGTGIRAREEQGSKLKEWTDDQAIPNVAVTLPSAKALNSTIDLPGRLEAYYRAPIFARVSGYLKSWSADIGARVKTGQVIAEIEAPDLDQQLLQARADLASQQASARLSEATLNRRKTLVASNFVSAQEIDERTADLSNKNAAVHSGQANVERLEALAGYKKITVPFDGVVTALDTDVGALINAGGGSGPAMFVVSDITKLRVYVNVPQNYVPAIKIGAKATMVMPEYPNRTFQATVEASSQAVDVASGTTRMQLGLDNSSGELMPGGYASVKLSLQRDTAPLSIPASALIFNGSGLRVATVGVDDKVQFKTVTIARDLGKEIELASGIAPDDRVITAPPDGLSDGDQVRVVGGAGAKGKPATASETQPPKG; encoded by the coding sequence ATGTCGCCCACTGAACCCCGCTCCCCGGTGTCGCACCGGAAACTGGGCATTTTCGGCGTGGTGGCGCTGATTGCGGCAGGCCTCGTGGTCGGCACCGGCATTCGCGCGCGGGAGGAGCAGGGCTCCAAGCTGAAGGAATGGACCGATGACCAGGCCATTCCAAACGTTGCGGTGACGCTGCCCAGCGCCAAGGCGCTCAATTCCACGATCGACCTGCCGGGCCGGCTCGAGGCCTATTACCGCGCCCCGATCTTCGCCCGCGTCTCCGGCTATCTCAAAAGCTGGAGCGCCGATATCGGCGCCCGCGTCAAGACAGGACAGGTGATCGCCGAGATCGAGGCGCCCGATCTCGACCAGCAGCTCTTGCAGGCGCGCGCCGACCTCGCCAGCCAGCAGGCCAGCGCCAGACTGTCGGAGGCAACGCTGAACCGCCGCAAGACGCTGGTCGCCTCCAACTTCGTCTCTGCCCAGGAGATCGACGAGCGCACCGCCGATCTCTCCAACAAGAACGCTGCCGTTCATTCGGGACAGGCCAATGTCGAGCGCCTCGAGGCGCTGGCCGGCTACAAGAAGATCACGGTGCCATTCGATGGCGTGGTGACGGCGCTCGATACTGACGTCGGCGCGCTGATCAACGCGGGTGGCGGCTCCGGTCCGGCGATGTTCGTCGTCTCCGATATCACCAAGTTGCGCGTCTACGTCAACGTTCCCCAGAACTATGTGCCGGCGATCAAGATCGGCGCCAAGGCCACCATGGTGATGCCGGAATACCCCAACCGGACCTTCCAGGCGACCGTGGAGGCCTCCTCGCAGGCCGTCGATGTCGCCTCGGGCACCACGCGCATGCAGCTCGGGCTCGACAATTCCAGCGGCGAGCTGATGCCCGGCGGCTATGCCAGCGTGAAACTCAGTTTGCAGCGCGACACCGCGCCGCTGAGCATCCCCGCCAGTGCCCTGATCTTCAACGGCAGCGGCCTGCGTGTCGCGACCGTCGGCGTGGACGACAAGGTGCAGTTCAAGACCGTGACCATCGCGCGCGACCTCGGCAAGGAGATCGAGCTCGCTTCGGGCATCGCGCCGGACGACCGGGTCATCACCGCCCCGCCGGACGGCCTGTCCGACGGTGATCAAGTGCGTGTGGTCGGCGGTGCCGGCGCGAAGGGCAAGCCGGCGACGGCGTCCGAGACGCAGCCGCCGAAGGGCTGA
- a CDS encoding efflux RND transporter permease subunit encodes MIALVRIALSRPYTFVVLALLLLIIGPLAALRTPTDIFPEIRIPVIGVVWQYTGLPPDQMSGRITTPFQRALTTTVNDIEHITANSYNGFGIIKIFFQPSADIRTANAQVTAISQTLIKQMPPGATPPLILNYSASTVPILQVALSGDGLTEQNLADIGINQLRTPLVTVPGAAIPYPFGGKQRQIQIDLDPTALQARGLSGQDVANALAAQNLITPVGTQKIGTFEYSIQLNNSPLKIEELGNLPIRTVNGAMVYVRDVATVRDGNPPQTNIVHVDGNRSVLMMVLKAGATSTLDIIAGIKQKVIDVKDQMPDALKIGFIGDQSVFVRGAIQGVAFEGVIAALLTSVMILLFLGSWRSTVIIAVSIPLSVLGAIIMLSAIGETLNIMTLGGLALAVGILVDDATVTIENINYHLEQGKPVEQSILDGANQIVTPAFVSLLCICIVFVPMFFLSGVARFLFVPMAEAVMFAMIWSFFLSRTLVPTMANYLLQAHVHHGGEPPKSRNPLVWFQRGFEKRFERIRGGYHGLLGTALAHRAMFVIGFLCVVGASFALVPFLGRNFFPAVDAGNILMHVRTQVGTRVEETANQLADVQKAIRKLIPGEIETLTDNIGMPISGINMTYNNTGVIGPQDGDIQIKLKEGHKPTEEHVRVLREQLPRLFPGVSFAFLPADIVSQILNFGAPAPIDLQVRGANAAANFAYANKLLAKVRRIPGVADARIQQSPSNPTFNIDVDRTRAQYVGLTERDVTNSLVVNLAGSSQVAPTYYLNPDNGVSYSIVMQTPQYQIDSLSALQTLPITAAGNSQSPILGGIADIKRSTSSAVVSQYDIQTLVQIFATPSGRDLGAVAADIRQLIADTAKEVPKGSSVVLLGQVQTMNSAFTGLLFGLLGAVVLIYFLIVVNFQSWSDPFVIITALPAALAGIVWMLFTTQTTLSVPALTGAIMCMGVATANSVLVISFARERYEELGDPIAAALEAGFVRFRPVLMTALAMIIGMAPMALGLGEGGEQNAPLGRAVIGGLIFATFATLIFVPVVFSMVHKKQGAKAAAPLETPNVAH; translated from the coding sequence ATGATTGCTCTGGTCCGTATTGCCCTGAGCCGGCCCTACACGTTTGTCGTGCTCGCGCTCCTGCTCCTGATCATCGGACCGCTGGCAGCGCTGCGGACGCCGACCGACATCTTTCCCGAGATCCGCATCCCTGTGATCGGCGTGGTCTGGCAATACACCGGCTTGCCGCCGGACCAGATGTCCGGCCGCATCACCACGCCGTTTCAGCGCGCTCTGACCACCACCGTCAACGACATCGAGCACATCACGGCCAACTCCTATAATGGCTTTGGCATCATCAAGATCTTCTTTCAGCCCAGCGCCGATATCCGCACCGCCAACGCCCAGGTCACCGCGATCTCGCAGACGCTGATCAAGCAGATGCCGCCGGGCGCGACGCCGCCCCTGATCCTGAACTATTCCGCCTCGACCGTACCGATCCTCCAGGTGGCGCTGTCGGGCGACGGGCTGACTGAGCAGAACCTCGCCGACATCGGCATCAACCAGCTTCGCACGCCGCTGGTCACCGTACCCGGTGCTGCGATCCCGTATCCGTTCGGCGGCAAGCAGCGACAGATTCAGATCGACCTCGACCCGACCGCGCTCCAGGCCCGTGGGCTGTCCGGCCAGGACGTCGCCAATGCGCTCGCCGCCCAAAACCTGATCACGCCGGTCGGCACCCAGAAGATCGGCACCTTCGAGTACAGCATCCAGCTCAACAACTCGCCGCTCAAGATCGAAGAGCTCGGCAATTTGCCGATCAGGACCGTCAACGGCGCGATGGTCTATGTGCGCGATGTCGCGACAGTGCGTGACGGCAATCCGCCGCAGACCAACATCGTCCATGTCGACGGCAACCGCTCGGTGCTGATGATGGTGCTGAAAGCGGGCGCGACCTCGACGCTCGACATCATCGCCGGCATCAAGCAGAAGGTGATCGACGTCAAGGACCAGATGCCTGACGCGCTCAAGATCGGCTTCATCGGCGACCAGTCGGTATTCGTCCGCGGCGCTATCCAGGGTGTCGCCTTCGAGGGCGTGATCGCCGCGCTGCTCACCAGCGTCATGATCCTGCTGTTCCTCGGCAGCTGGCGCTCGACCGTGATCATCGCGGTCTCAATTCCGCTGTCGGTGCTCGGCGCCATCATCATGCTGTCGGCGATCGGCGAGACGCTGAACATCATGACGCTCGGCGGGCTTGCACTCGCGGTCGGCATCCTCGTCGACGACGCCACCGTGACCATCGAGAACATCAACTATCATCTCGAGCAGGGCAAGCCGGTCGAGCAGTCGATCCTCGACGGCGCCAACCAGATCGTGACGCCGGCTTTCGTCTCGCTGCTCTGCATCTGCATCGTGTTCGTGCCGATGTTCTTCCTTTCCGGCGTCGCGCGATTCCTGTTCGTGCCGATGGCCGAAGCCGTGATGTTCGCGATGATCTGGTCGTTCTTCCTGTCGCGCACGCTAGTGCCGACCATGGCGAACTATCTGTTGCAGGCGCATGTCCACCACGGGGGCGAGCCGCCAAAGTCGCGCAATCCGCTTGTCTGGTTCCAGCGCGGTTTCGAGAAGCGCTTCGAACGTATTCGCGGCGGCTATCATGGCCTGTTGGGAACGGCGCTGGCGCATCGCGCGATGTTCGTTATCGGCTTCCTCTGTGTGGTCGGCGCGTCGTTTGCACTGGTGCCGTTCCTCGGTCGCAACTTCTTCCCCGCGGTCGACGCCGGCAACATCCTGATGCACGTCCGCACCCAGGTCGGCACCCGCGTGGAGGAAACCGCCAACCAGCTCGCCGACGTGCAGAAGGCGATCCGCAAGCTGATCCCTGGCGAGATCGAGACGCTGACCGATAACATCGGCATGCCGATCTCCGGCATCAATATGACCTACAACAACACCGGCGTGATCGGGCCGCAGGACGGCGACATCCAGATCAAGCTCAAGGAGGGTCACAAGCCGACCGAGGAGCACGTGCGTGTGCTGCGCGAGCAATTGCCGCGGCTGTTTCCGGGCGTCAGCTTCGCCTTCCTGCCCGCCGATATCGTCAGCCAGATTCTGAACTTTGGCGCGCCGGCGCCGATCGATCTCCAGGTCCGGGGCGCCAACGCCGCTGCCAATTTCGCCTACGCCAACAAGCTGCTCGCAAAGGTCCGGCGTATTCCTGGCGTGGCTGACGCGCGCATTCAGCAGTCACCAAGCAACCCGACCTTCAATATCGATGTCGACCGCACCCGCGCGCAATATGTCGGCCTGACCGAGCGCGACGTCACCAACAGCCTCGTGGTCAATCTCGCCGGCTCCTCGCAGGTCGCGCCGACCTACTATCTCAATCCGGACAACGGCGTGTCCTATTCGATCGTGATGCAGACGCCGCAATACCAGATCGATTCGCTCAGCGCGCTCCAGACGCTGCCGATCACGGCGGCCGGAAATTCACAGTCACCGATCCTCGGCGGCATCGCCGACATCAAGCGCTCGACGTCGAGCGCAGTGGTGTCGCAATACGACATCCAGACGCTGGTGCAGATCTTCGCGACGCCATCGGGCCGCGATCTCGGCGCGGTCGCCGCCGACATCCGCCAGCTGATCGCCGACACGGCCAAGGAGGTGCCGAAGGGATCTTCCGTGGTGCTGCTCGGTCAGGTGCAGACCATGAACAGCGCTTTCACCGGCCTGCTGTTCGGCTTGTTAGGGGCGGTTGTGCTGATCTACTTCCTGATCGTCGTGAACTTCCAGTCCTGGTCCGATCCGTTCGTGATCATCACCGCGCTGCCAGCAGCCCTTGCCGGCATCGTCTGGATGCTGTTCACGACGCAGACCACACTGTCGGTGCCGGCGCTCACCGGCGCCATCATGTGCATGGGCGTCGCCACCGCCAACAGCGTGCTCGTGATCTCCTTCGCCCGCGAGCGCTATGAGGAGCTCGGCGACCCCATCGCTGCGGCCCTGGAAGCCGGCTTCGTCCGGTTTCGGCCGGTGCTGATGACCGCGCTCGCCATGATCATCGGCATGGCGCCGATGGCTCTCGGGCTGGGCGAGGGTGGCGAGCAGAACGCGCCGCTTGGCCGTGCCGTGATCGGCGGCCTGATCTTTGCAACCTTTGCCACGCTGATATTTGTTCCGGTGGTGTTCAGCATGGTACATAAGAAACAAGGCGCCAAAGCCGCCGCTCCCTTGGAGACTCCGAATGTCGCCCACTGA
- a CDS encoding methyl-accepting chemotaxis protein, producing MFATISIRAKIISVVGFLLVAMAGMGLLAVMKMRAMNANTTEITTNWMPSVRVLGEIRAAVITYRNVVREHMLAEKLDEKIAAETTAATVTEALGKARKQYEAMITSPEERTLYTEWSKQWADYQKGVEEVMELSRMEAGKVPHASHELNSKTVNKIGLKSDEVLQKDIDLNTSGGNKAAQDASDSYFNAFMLVSIILGAAVVTGIGVGFFLVQDVSSGINSITMPMQALGRGDLTAEVPHRGEKTEIGAMADVLQVFKEALIAKKAADEAAAADAEAKIERGRRVDNVTREFETMIGEIVQTVSSASTQLEASASTLTSTADRSQRLATTVAAASEEASTNVQSVASATEEMASSVGEISRQVQESARMAGDAVGQARATTERVSELSKAASRIGDVVELINTIAGQTNLLALNATIEAARAGEAGRGFAVVASEVKALAEQTAKATGEIGQQISGIQAATNDSVGAIKEISSTIERLSEISSAIAAAVEEQGAATQEIARNVQQAAQGTQQVSSNITDVQRGATETGTASSQVLSAAQMLSNDSTRLKTEVSKFLTNVRAA from the coding sequence ATGTTCGCCACCATCTCCATCCGCGCCAAGATCATCAGCGTCGTGGGATTCCTGCTGGTCGCAATGGCCGGTATGGGTCTGCTCGCCGTCATGAAGATGCGGGCGATGAACGCAAACACCACCGAGATCACCACGAACTGGATGCCCAGCGTGCGCGTGCTCGGCGAAATTCGCGCCGCCGTCATTACTTACCGCAACGTGGTCCGCGAGCACATGCTGGCCGAGAAACTGGACGAAAAGATCGCGGCGGAAACGACCGCGGCGACGGTGACCGAGGCGCTGGGGAAAGCTCGCAAGCAGTACGAGGCGATGATTACCTCGCCGGAAGAGCGGACGCTGTACACCGAATGGTCCAAGCAGTGGGCCGACTACCAGAAAGGCGTCGAAGAGGTCATGGAGTTGTCACGTATGGAGGCCGGCAAGGTCCCCCACGCGTCCCATGAGCTGAACTCAAAGACGGTCAACAAGATCGGCCTCAAGTCTGACGAGGTCCTGCAAAAGGATATCGACCTCAACACCAGTGGCGGCAACAAAGCCGCTCAGGATGCCTCGGACAGCTATTTCAATGCATTCATGCTGGTCTCGATCATTCTCGGCGCGGCCGTCGTGACCGGAATCGGCGTCGGCTTCTTCCTCGTCCAGGACGTTTCCAGCGGTATCAACTCGATCACCATGCCGATGCAGGCGCTCGGCAGGGGCGACCTGACTGCTGAAGTCCCGCATCGTGGCGAGAAGACCGAGATCGGCGCCATGGCCGACGTGCTCCAGGTCTTCAAGGAGGCGCTGATCGCCAAGAAGGCGGCCGACGAGGCCGCTGCGGCCGACGCCGAAGCCAAGATCGAGCGTGGCCGTCGTGTCGACAACGTCACCCGCGAATTCGAGACGATGATCGGCGAGATCGTCCAGACCGTGTCGTCGGCCTCGACGCAGTTAGAGGCCTCCGCCTCGACGCTGACCTCCACCGCCGACCGCTCGCAGCGTTTGGCGACCACGGTTGCCGCGGCTTCCGAAGAAGCCTCCACCAACGTGCAGTCGGTGGCTTCGGCCACCGAGGAGATGGCTTCCTCGGTCGGCGAGATCAGTCGCCAAGTGCAGGAATCGGCGCGGATGGCGGGCGACGCCGTCGGCCAGGCCCGTGCCACCACCGAGCGCGTCAGCGAGCTGTCGAAGGCAGCCTCCCGCATCGGCGACGTCGTCGAGCTGATCAACACCATTGCCGGCCAGACCAACCTTTTGGCGCTCAACGCCACCATCGAGGCGGCGCGCGCCGGTGAAGCCGGCCGCGGCTTCGCGGTGGTCGCCTCCGAGGTGAAGGCCCTTGCCGAGCAGACTGCGAAAGCGACCGGCGAGATCGGCCAGCAGATCTCCGGCATCCAGGCGGCGACCAACGATTCGGTCGGCGCGATCAAGGAAATCTCCTCGACCATCGAGCGTCTCTCGGAAATCTCCTCCGCCATCGCCGCCGCGGTGGAAGAGCAGGGCGCGGCCACCCAGGAGATCGCCCGCAACGTCCAGCAGGCGGCCCAAGGCACTCAGCAGGTGTCCTCCAACATCACCGACGTGCAGCGTGGCGCCACCGAAACCGGCACGGCCTCCTCGCAGGTGCTGTCGGCGGCGCAGATGCTGTCGAACGACAGCACCCGACTCAAGACCGAGGTCAGCAAGTTCCTGACCAACGTCCGCGCGGCGTAA
- the otnK gene encoding 3-oxo-tetronate kinase, translated as MTLAANISLGCIADDYTGASDLANTLTRAGLRTVQTIGVPADDLTLPEVDAVVVSLKSRSIDAGLAVSRSRAAEKWLRGRGAGHVLFKICSTFDSTDAGNIGPVMDALRADCGEAVVLVTPAFPETGRTVYQGNLFVGAVPLNESPLKDHPLNPMHDSNLVRVLARQSGTNIGLVDLATVARGAAAVRARLAELAGEGIGAAIIDAVFDRDLETIGLVAAEHRLSVGASGIGLGLARALVSTGKVKSAAASSETDAAVGGSAACLAGSCSQATLRQIANAERVMPVLHLDPDRILTGANEVQHALDWARPRLAEGPVLIASSSTPDQVAALQARHGRDAAGHGIEQAMAEIAEDLVRSGVRRLVVAGGETSGAVVDRLSIPGFLVGAEIAAGVPVLRAVAAEAGDMLLALKSGNFGGPEFFSDALGLMR; from the coding sequence GTGACTCTTGCCGCGAATATCTCTCTGGGTTGCATCGCCGACGACTATACCGGCGCCTCCGATCTCGCCAACACGCTGACGCGCGCGGGACTGCGCACGGTGCAGACCATCGGCGTGCCCGCCGACGATCTGACGCTACCCGAGGTCGATGCCGTCGTGGTGTCGCTGAAGAGCCGCTCGATCGACGCCGGGCTTGCCGTCTCGCGTTCGCGCGCGGCCGAAAAATGGCTGCGCGGGCGCGGTGCGGGCCATGTGCTGTTCAAGATCTGCTCGACCTTCGATTCTACCGATGCCGGCAATATCGGCCCAGTGATGGACGCGCTGCGCGCCGATTGCGGCGAGGCCGTCGTGCTGGTGACGCCGGCCTTCCCGGAGACCGGCCGTACCGTCTACCAGGGCAATCTGTTCGTCGGCGCCGTGCCGCTGAACGAAAGCCCGCTCAAGGACCATCCGCTCAACCCGATGCACGATTCCAACCTGGTGCGGGTACTGGCGCGCCAGAGCGGAACGAATATCGGCCTGGTCGATCTGGCGACTGTCGCGCGGGGCGCGGCTGCGGTGCGGGCGCGACTGGCCGAACTCGCGGGTGAGGGCATTGGCGCTGCGATCATCGACGCCGTCTTCGACCGCGACCTCGAGACCATCGGTCTCGTCGCCGCGGAGCACCGGCTGTCGGTCGGCGCCTCCGGCATCGGCCTTGGGCTGGCGCGGGCGCTGGTGTCGACGGGCAAGGTCAAATCGGCCGCGGCAAGCAGCGAAACCGACGCTGCGGTCGGCGGATCTGCGGCATGCCTTGCGGGAAGCTGCTCGCAGGCGACGCTCAGGCAGATCGCCAATGCCGAACGTGTCATGCCGGTGTTACATCTGGACCCAGACCGTATTCTTACGGGAGCGAATGAGGTGCAGCATGCGCTGGACTGGGCGAGGCCGCGACTGGCGGAAGGTCCGGTGCTGATTGCGTCGAGCTCGACGCCAGATCAGGTCGCCGCGCTCCAGGCGCGTCACGGCCGCGACGCGGCTGGGCACGGGATCGAGCAGGCGATGGCCGAAATCGCCGAAGATCTCGTGAGATCAGGCGTGCGACGATTGGTCGTCGCAGGCGGCGAGACCTCCGGCGCCGTCGTCGATCGATTGAGCATTCCTGGATTTCTGGTCGGCGCAGAGATAGCCGCGGGCGTCCCGGTGCTGCGCGCGGTGGCCGCCGAAGCAGGCGACATGCTCCTTGCATTGAAGTCCGGCAATTTCGGCGGCCCTGAGTTTTTCTCGGACGCGCTTGGGCTCATGCGCTGA
- the otnI gene encoding 2-oxo-tetronate isomerase, whose product MPRFAANLSMMFTEVPFLDRFDAAAAAGFTAVEFLFPYEHPAEALGERLKRNSLTQALFNLPPGDWNAGEKGFAALPARFAELKASLETALPYAKATGVKRLHLMAGIANRSERVAIEAFYKSVAWAAEFFAPHGIDIVLEPINSRNVPGYFLNDFGFARDLIQELRLPNLKLQFDIYHCQIIHGDVTIRLREMMPIIGHIQIASIPSRNEPDGEELNYPFLFGELDRLGYAGFVGCEYNPRGKTTDGLAWFKPYAGVKP is encoded by the coding sequence ATGCCCCGTTTCGCCGCCAACCTCTCGATGATGTTCACCGAGGTGCCGTTCCTCGACCGCTTCGATGCCGCAGCGGCGGCCGGCTTCACCGCCGTCGAATTTCTTTTCCCCTACGAGCATCCGGCAGAAGCGCTTGGCGAGCGGCTCAAGCGCAACAGTCTGACGCAGGCGCTGTTCAACCTGCCGCCGGGTGACTGGAATGCCGGCGAGAAGGGTTTTGCGGCGTTGCCGGCGCGCTTCGCCGAACTCAAAGCGAGCTTGGAGACGGCGCTGCCCTATGCAAAGGCCACCGGCGTCAAGCGGCTGCACCTGATGGCCGGCATCGCCAATCGCAGCGAGCGCGTCGCGATCGAGGCTTTTTACAAATCGGTGGCGTGGGCCGCCGAGTTCTTCGCCCCGCACGGCATCGACATCGTGCTCGAGCCGATCAATTCGCGCAACGTGCCCGGCTATTTCCTCAACGATTTCGGCTTCGCGCGCGACCTGATCCAGGAGCTGCGGCTCCCGAACCTGAAGCTCCAGTTCGACATCTATCACTGCCAGATCATCCACGGCGACGTCACCATCCGGCTGCGCGAGATGATGCCGATCATCGGCCACATCCAGATCGCCAGCATTCCGTCGCGCAACGAGCCCGACGGCGAGGAGCTGAACTATCCGTTCCTGTTCGGTGAGCTCGACCGGCTCGGCTATGCCGGTTTCGTCGGCTGCGAATACAATCCGCGCGGCAAGACCACCGATGGCCTCGCCTGGTTCAAGCCTTATGCGGGAGTGAAGCCGTGA